Within the Pseudarthrobacter sp. W1I19 genome, the region ATTCGGCGTGGGTGCGGTCCTGCTGGCCGTGGCGGGCCTCGTCCTGAGCCTCGTCAGCTGGAGCGTCGCCACTGCACTGGTGTCCGTTTCCGTCCTGGTCCTCTACGCTGCCGCGGCCTTCTTCGCTGCACAGCAACTGCGCCACCGCGACGTTATTGACCAGGAGCCGCAGCACGACGAAAGGCTCATCCCGGTGGACTCGCCGCTGACCTTTGCGAACCGGCAGTTGGGCACCAACAAGTTCAATACCTTGTCCCTGGCTGTTGCGGTGGGCGTCTTCGGCGCCGCCGTGGGCGGGCTGATCGCGCTGCTGATCGACATTCCCCGCGCGGCCGGCGCCAGCGCACTGAGCGGCCTCGCGGCCGCCAGTGTGGCCTTGCCGAGCATCCTCCTGGCGCTCTCCGGCGTGGTGGTGGGACTGGTGCTCACCCTCGTCACCGGACGCTTTGAACTCAATGCCAAACGCCAGTACCTTGGCATCCTCGAAGCAATGGGCTGGAACCCGGACATGCTCCGCCAGGTCCGGTTGTTCGAGAATGCGCTGGTGGGAACCGTGGCCCTGCCGCTGGGCGTGCTGGGCGCCCTGGGCATCGGCCTGCTGCTGGCCCCCTACGCCGCCCTGTGGGCAGGCGTGGCCGGGCTTGTGGCTGTACTTTGCTGGATACCGATTGCAACGAAAGTGGTCCAATGACAAACCAGACGAATGTCCAGCGGAGCCGCCGGTCCGGCTCCGGCGACGTCCCCCTGCAGACGCGCGCCAACACCATCGTCAAGGCCGCTGACCACGGGACGCCGCTGGAACTGAGCGATATCACCATTCGCTACGGTGGCGGCAAGGGCGGTGCCGAAGCCGTCAGTGTGGTGGAAGGCTTCGACCTGACGCTGCACGCGGGGGAGATGCACTGCGTCGCCGGCCGAAGCGGCTCCGGCAAGACCAGCATCCTGACCGTCAGCGCGGGCCTGACCCTGCCGACGTCGGGCCGTGTCTTCTGGGAAGGCGACTCCCTGGAAAGCATGGGCGACGACGAAATCGCCGACCGCCGTCGCGCCCTCATCGGCTACGTGGACC harbors:
- a CDS encoding ABC transporter ATP-binding protein, yielding MTNQTNVQRSRRSGSGDVPLQTRANTIVKAADHGTPLELSDITIRYGGGKGGAEAVSVVEGFDLTLHAGEMHCVAGRSGSGKTSILTVSAGLTLPTSGRVFWEGDSLESMGDDEIADRRRALIGYVDQGGALIDGMSALENVLLPAVPDGEVDQRRDMAKDLLDLVGLGRRMRHRPAQLSGGERQRVAIARALILGTRVLVVDEPTASLDRASANRIISILKDTTSDGIAVLVASHDHELVRLSDTLTELI